In Nematostella vectensis chromosome 12, jaNemVect1.1, whole genome shotgun sequence, the genomic window GATAAGTTTATCCAAAACAAAGCAGAGATTCAGGGACCCATCTCCCAGTTGCTACAGAAGGATGCCGTTTTTGTATGGGACACACCCAAACAAAATGCGTTTGAACAGCTCATACGTGTTATCAGTAGTTCACCTGTTCTGTCATATTTCGACAATAACAAACAGACAGTTTTGAATGCTGATGCCAGCAGTACAGGCTTAGGTGCAGTGGTAATGCTGGACGGAAGGCCAGTTGCATATGGATCACGAACACTCACCAATGCAGAGAAACATTACGCAAACATTGAAAGGGAATTACTCGCTATTACCTGGGGGGTACAGAAGTTTCATACCTACCTTTATGGCCGGTCAGTCATCGTACAGACAGATCACAAACCGCTTGAGTCAATTTTCAAGAAACCACTTAATGATGCCCCACCCAGATTACAGCGCATGCTCCTTAAGCTTACAAAGTATGATTTGAATGTCAACTATGTTCCTGGTAAGCAACAAGTCCTTTCTGACTGTTTGAGCAGAGCACCCATACATATACCAGAGACACCTAGCAATGACAGTGATGAGGTTCAAGTCAACTTGGTTGACAAGTTAGGACTTGACAACGATGCTCTGTCAAAGTTTAGAAGTTGTACCAATACTGATGTGACTTCGCAGGTCATTATGAATGATGTTCTCACTGGTTGGCCTTCAGACAGGGGACAGATTGATGAATTAGCAAGAGAATATTTTAACTACAGGGAGGAGCTAAGTGTTGAGGATGGCTTACTATTCAAGTCTGATCGAATTGTCGTACCACGAGGGATGAGAGCTAAAGTGCTTGATGAGATTCATGGTGCGCACATGAGTCAAAAAGTCAATTCTATGCTAGGTACTATGTTTTCTGGCCAGGTATGAGTGCACAGGTGAAAGACAGAGTCCGATCCTGCGGAATCTGTAATGCCTTCAGGAATCAGCAGCAAAAAGAAACTCTCAGGCCTCACGACATTCCTGGGCTCCCGTGGCAGATTGTTGGTACTGATCTATTTGATTACGGTGGACATACCTACCTAGTAGTGACTGATTTCTACTCGAAGTATTTCGAAATCGAGCTTCTACGTCAAAGTACTGCAACCTTTATCATTAACAACCTgaagaaaatatttgcttGCTTTGGAATACCCGACCAAGTGATCAGTGATAATGGATCACAGTACAGTAATACTAGAAACTTATTTGATAGCACCCACCAATTCATGGTGTTTGTGAAAGAATGGGGGTGGTTTCGGCATATTACCAGTTCACCTGAATATCCTCAGTCGAATGGTGCGGCTGAGAAAGCTGTGCAGACGGCCAAACGTATCCTTAAGAAAGCAGATGCTGATGGAAAGGATCCATTCGAGGGACTTCTCAAGTACCGCAATACACCTTTTGAGGACATTGGTGTATCACCCGTCCAACTGTTGATGAGCCGGAGGACCCGTACCATGCTTCCCACTCACAAAAGGCTGTTACTCCCTCAACCAGTGAACCCTGATACAGTTGTTAAAGCACTCAAAACGCGTCAAGAAAAAGCTGCAGCGAATGACAACCAGAACAGCAAAGACCTGCCACCACTGGAATCTGGTTCGAAAGTCAGAATCCGAAAAGGCGGTGAAAAGCAGTGGAGGACAGCGGAAGTACTACCAAGGTCATGCATGGTGCAAGACGACAGGGGAAGAGTTTACCGCAGGAACAGAAGGCACATCATTTCTACTCCATTAGACCAGCCAATCCGGCTGCAGCCAAGCTCACCGGTCCTTACTGGTGTGCCAGTGAAGCCATCGACACCTCCACAGATACCTGTAGTCTCGGATCAGCCAAAGCCACAGATGCCTGCAGTCTCGGATGTGCCTATGAAGCAGCCAGTCACTACCAGATCAGGAAGACTTGTGCAAAAGCCTGATAGGCTTATTGAGTCTTGTTAAGAACAGTTAACTATCATAACTGAGCCATAGTCTTGTTACTTCTATTTCCTTTTATTTCATAGTGACATTGGGACTTGTTATTTGAGGGGGGAGATGTAATAATATTAGTTTGTtactaccctcccccccttagGAGTCCATCATACCGCGGGCTCACACGTTGTTGTTGAACAGTCACATGGAGTTTCGCATGGAGTTTGTGTCAGAAAATTAAGAGATTAAATGTGTTAAATTGGCCGACAACCGTCTTATAACAGGCTCATAGTGGATTATTAAACAAATTCGACTGCAGGGTGCTAGAGACTTTCCCTATGGTATCACTTGAGGAATCTTACAGCATTTATGTAAGCTTACTTAGCTTTGCAATATTTGTATGTATTTCAGCAAATTTTTCCTGATAAGAAAACTGATAGAATTGTCCTATCACTTGAAGTGAAGTGCACTAATAATCCATGCAGATGGAAAGGAGAGTTGCGGCAGAAACAGGTTTGTACCCTAAAGATAATTAGACTATCTCATTCTTGGAACTTATTAACATTTCTGCTTTTAGATGCATTTAAAGGCCATAGTAAAGCTCATAAAAAATGAAtgatattatttatatttggtAGTTGGTgggcaaagaaaaaaataagggcATGCAAAGCAGGCTGGGAAAGAAAAATGACCTGAAAAAAGTCACAGCATAGTATCtcatcagatatcaaatggatagtcaaaatttaaaaatcctAAATACATTGTTGGGGTTATTACTATTATACTACCTATGGATCAACTATCACTTaactgctttttttttgctttttttttttgttttttttttgtaccagTCACACAACTTTTCCTTCTTTCGCGCTTAATGCCAATCATTATACAATAACATTCTTGAATCATGTACCTGACATTCTTGAGGATCCTGCACTTTATTTCTTATGAAAATCCTGCCCAGAAAATTACCGCTGGAAACATTTCCTAGCAGAACTAGTTCTGGGGCGTGATGCCTGCTAAAGTGGTCAATTATTTGATAAGTCGGAAGCTTATTAAGCCAATTAAAAACAGTTGatgaaatcaaaattattCTGATGGAATCACAAATGCTAAGTTTCTTGCTTTGGGATACCAAAATGAAACGTCATAAATATGCCCTAGGTTGTCTTGTTGTGGATTTGTATAAACTTTTTGGGAAGAAAAGCTGTTGTCGACAAAATGTGAGAAATTCAGCCTTTGTTTATGTTAATCTCATGCTGCAGCCCAACACTCCTGCAGGTGAATTTTCACTGGTACGTTAGATATGGATCTGATCTCCAAGCACTTGGAGCTTCTTTGCTTGCTTTTGGAAGATCAACTTCAGCGAGAAAACAATCACAACAACAGGGTTCTTGGAAAGGTTCAAGTCACCAATTATGCCGGTTTTTGAAAATAAGTGGCAAAATTTGGAATATCAGCAGGCTTTTATCGAACCAACTGAACAAAATTGTTGCTCTTTCCCTTAACATGAAAGGATCACAAGCAATTCTGACTTCAGACACTTATATCTGGAATGGAACAAAGGGCTCCTTTTATCGTGCAAAACAAAGATTGTTGATTAGAATTTACAAGTAAACACTGCTTTTGGTTGGCCCTTGGCCCAATCACAGCAGAGTAGCTCCTAGaattttttaattcaaaattGTTGCAAACTTTTCCATCGGCACTTACAGGGAGAGAGGGTGATTTTTGTTAGCACTCGCTAGGTACTAAGGATATTCATAAGCATGACGCTTGGATTGGTCAAGGGTCCGTGAGTATTTAGAGGACACGAAACCCAAGACTAGATTGCAacgtaagaaaacattttgattGTTGTATAGAGGAAATAGATCTCATAGATGTCACACAGTGTTTCATAAACAATAGTCACGAAACTCAAATgagatctttttttttaacttttcactcaatgaaaaaaaggtttaatcTGAATATCTTTTCACCAGAAGCACCTAAAGATATGCAGCCACAAAGCTGTCAAGTGCATATTGGAGGGATGCAATGTGAAAGTTCCGAGAATTTTAATGGAGAAACACACAAACACTTGTGGATGGAGACTCCTTCACTGCAAGCCCTGCAATTTGTCTTATCCCAAAAAGGATGAGGAGGTCAGcgaataatttgttttccttttgtttttctgtggcattttttaaaattgagtTTTCATTTTTACAGACTGTGCAGCACAAAGATGACTGCCCGCTAGCCTTTCTTCCTTGTAGATTCAGTGAAATAGGTTGTACGTTCAAGGTAAGCTCTCATGTATACAGTGACACAGTCAGTAAAGAGGTGAGCTCTCATATGTACAGTGACACAGTCTGTAATATAGGTGAGCTCTCATATGTACAGGGACACAGTTTGTAAGATAGAGGTGAGCTCTCATATGTACAGTGACACAGTCTGTAATATAGGTGAGCTCTCATATGTACAGGGACACAGTCTGTAAGATAGAGGTGAGCTCTCCTATGTACAGTGACACAGTCTGTAATATAAAGGTGAGCTCTCATATGTACAGTGACACAGTTTGTAAGATAGAGGTGAGCTCTCATATGTACAGTGACACAGTCTGTAATATAGGTGAGCTCTCATATGTACAGGGACACAGTCTGTAAGATAGAGGTGAGCTCTCCTATGTACAGTGACACAGTTTGTAAGATAGGTGAGCTCTCATATGTACAGTGACACAGTCTGTAAGATAACGGCAAGCTCTCATATGTACAGTGACATAGTCTGTAAGATAGCGGTGAGCTCTAATACTAAGCATTTTAAAGCCCCGGGGTGACCGCTTCAAAGAGGCTCGACCATGAGCTGATGAGCGCTTTAACTTATTTCGACTGTAACCACGAGTTGTAACTGTGTCCCTTCGGTACGATATTTACAGGGTCGAGAAAGTGCACGTGATGAGCACTGTGAAAGCGCGGTCCAAACACACCTCCACATCGCCTGCGAGACCATCAGAGACAATAAGGAACAGATAAGTGATCTACATAAAGAACTTGATAAGGTTCGTCAAGAACTACAAACAAAGTCGTGTGACCACATGAAAGAAGTGAACGCCATTCGTGAAAAACACGATGAAGCCATCCGCGACAACAAAGGACAAATAGAAGCACTAAGCAAAGAACACGGAATCGCCTCAAATACCATCcatgaaaacaaagaacaaCTTGATACTCTTAAGAAAGAACTCGGTATCGCCTCGGAGACGATCCGTAAAAATAGAGATCAAATAGCAAAGCTTAGCACTGCTTGCAAGACGCAGTACACGGACGGAACGTTTGTGTGGAGAATCTGTAATTACAaagataaatacaaaaaggcaGTCGCTTTTGCCACCAACCAAGAAGTAAAAGGCGGCAACAGCGATAGTGATGACGATATTAGTATGGCGGGTGACATAATGGTAAGTCTTCCATTCTACACTTCAAGGTACGGCTACAAAATGCGCCTTAAAGCCTATCCTAACGGGTACGGCGATGGAAAAGGGACGCATCTTTCGCTCTCTATCAGGATTATGAAGGGAGAGTACGATGCGATACTAGAGTGGCCTTTCAGACGGAAGATCACTCTCAGTCTCATCAATCAGAGCGAGCAGTGGCGCAGTGAGACGGTGGAGATATACCCTGATGATGCGACGCCTGATAAGAAACATAAATTTGAGAGACCCATTGAGAATGAAAACGTGGGCTGTGGATACTCTTGTTTTATATCACACATGGAGCTTAATTCAGGCGACTACATCaaggatgacgtcatcttcATCGAGGCGGTGATCACGTGATACAATGAAACATAACATACATACGAAACATCGTGACACTTTTCAAAGTTAACTTTTTAAAGTTCAAATTGATTGAATTTAGCTATACCTCTAAGCCTAGGGGTGTTTCCCCTAAATAGCCACAGAGATCGCGAAAACGGCGCAGTTACAGAAAATGCTCTACCCGAGTGTGTGATCTTGACATAAATCAAAGATAATTTTAGTTTTTCTGGACTTGTGCACCTATTTCATTATATGCCCAATTCTTGTCTTTTAGTGAATCAATTACTAGGAAACAATTAGTTTATACACACAAAATTATGGTCCAGCTTTTTACAAACTCTCCCCTTTGTAGACGGATTATTAGATCCcccccttaaaaaaaaaaagaaaaaaaaagaaaatcgaGCAGATCCGAAAGGCATAGCCTTAGCATGCTTCGAATTATAGGGGGCATGATAAAGAAAGGTTAGGAAAACAttagggggcacagccacgcccctattcgtcatttccttataatttttgaaaatattggggatgGGGTGTGTGggaggcacgtgcccccagtgccccaccccccggCCCTAAGGTAGAACATCGAGCAGCattgtatattaatatatatataggtCTTTATTTGAATCGCATTGAAGTTAATAAAGAATGAAATAAAGTGA contains:
- the LOC5520518 gene encoding TNF receptor-associated factor 5 isoform X4, whose protein sequence is MKQVQSCLHSTLLGEGTGFVGYLSELLQRQRYTRKRWNGCLKVSQLKSLWMTSSYMHKTSQKWMENCLMVLERSREQIFPDKKTDRIVLSLEVKCTNNPCRWKGELRQKQHLKICSHKAVKCILEGCNVKVPRILMEKHTNTCGWRLLHCKPCNLSYPKKDEETVQHKDDCPLAFLPCRFSEIGCTFKGRESARDEHCESAVQTHLHIACETIRDNKEQISDLHKELDKVRQELQTKSCDHMKEVNAIREKHDEAIRDNKGQIEALSKEHGIASNTIHENKEQLDTLKKELGIASETIRKNRDQIAKLSTACKTQYTDGTFVWRICNYKDKYKKAVAFATNQEVKGGNSDSDDDISMAGDIMVSLPFYTSRYGYKMRLKAYPNGYGDGKGTHLSLSIRIMKGEYDAILEWPFRRKITLSLINQSEQWRSETVEIYPDDATPDKKHKFERPIENENVGCGYSCFISHMELNSGDYIKDDVIFIEAVIT
- the LOC5520518 gene encoding TNF receptor-associated factor 5 isoform X3, with the translated sequence MAEMAECGPYAGEGFDLDQFIIPPNDELICAICHMVVNEPVLTSCGHSYCKYCIEKWCNGKEVVTCPVDNEQLKPSQIFPDKKTDRIVLSLEVKCTNNPCRWKGELRQKQHLKICSHKAVKCILEGCNVKVPRILMEKHTNTCGWRLLHCKPCNLSYPKKDEETVQHKDDCPLAFLPCRFSEIGCTFKGRESARDEHCESAVQTHLHIACETIRDNKEQISDLHKELDKVRQELQTKSCDHMKEVNAIREKHDEAIRDNKGQIEALSKEHGIASNTIHENKEQLDTLKKELGIASETIRKNRDQIAKLSTACKTQYTDGTFVWRICNYKDKYKKAVAFATNQEVKGGNSDSDDDISMAGDIMVSLPFYTSRYGYKMRLKAYPNGYGDGKGTHLSLSIRIMKGEYDAILEWPFRRKITLSLINQSEQWRSETVEIYPDDATPDKKHKFERPIENENVGCGYSCFISHMELNSGDYIKDDVIFIEAVIT
- the LOC5520518 gene encoding TNF receptor-associated factor 5 isoform X1, translating into MAEMAECGPYAGEGFDLDQFIIPPNDELICAICHMVVNEPVLTSCGHSYCKYCIEKWCNGKEVVTCPVDNEQLKPSQIFPDKKTDRIVLSLEVKCTNNPCRWKGELRQKQKHLKICSHKAVKCILEGCNVKVPRILMEKHTNTCGWRLLHCKPCNLSYPKKDEETVQHKDDCPLAFLPCRFSEIGCTFKGRESARDEHCESAVQTHLHIACETIRDNKEQISDLHKELDKVRQELQTKSCDHMKEVNAIREKHDEAIRDNKGQIEALSKEHGIASNTIHENKEQLDTLKKELGIASETIRKNRDQIAKLSTACKTQYTDGTFVWRICNYKDKYKKAVAFATNQEVKGGNSDSDDDISMAGDIMVSLPFYTSRYGYKMRLKAYPNGYGDGKGTHLSLSIRIMKGEYDAILEWPFRRKITLSLINQSEQWRSETVEIYPDDATPDKKHKFERPIENENVGCGYSCFISHMELNSGDYIKDDVIFIEAVIT
- the LOC5520518 gene encoding TNF receptor-associated factor 5 isoform X2, translating into MKQVQSCLHSTLLGEGTGFVGYLSELLQRQRYTRKRWNGCLKVSQLKSLWMTSSYMHKTSQKWMENCLMVLERSREQIFPDKKTDRIVLSLEVKCTNNPCRWKGELRQKQKHLKICSHKAVKCILEGCNVKVPRILMEKHTNTCGWRLLHCKPCNLSYPKKDEETVQHKDDCPLAFLPCRFSEIGCTFKGRESARDEHCESAVQTHLHIACETIRDNKEQISDLHKELDKVRQELQTKSCDHMKEVNAIREKHDEAIRDNKGQIEALSKEHGIASNTIHENKEQLDTLKKELGIASETIRKNRDQIAKLSTACKTQYTDGTFVWRICNYKDKYKKAVAFATNQEVKGGNSDSDDDISMAGDIMVSLPFYTSRYGYKMRLKAYPNGYGDGKGTHLSLSIRIMKGEYDAILEWPFRRKITLSLINQSEQWRSETVEIYPDDATPDKKHKFERPIENENVGCGYSCFISHMELNSGDYIKDDVIFIEAVIT
- the LOC5520518 gene encoding TNF receptor-associated factor 5 isoform X5, with the translated sequence MQIFPDKKTDRIVLSLEVKCTNNPCRWKGELRQKQKHLKICSHKAVKCILEGCNVKVPRILMEKHTNTCGWRLLHCKPCNLSYPKKDEETVQHKDDCPLAFLPCRFSEIGCTFKGRESARDEHCESAVQTHLHIACETIRDNKEQISDLHKELDKVRQELQTKSCDHMKEVNAIREKHDEAIRDNKGQIEALSKEHGIASNTIHENKEQLDTLKKELGIASETIRKNRDQIAKLSTACKTQYTDGTFVWRICNYKDKYKKAVAFATNQEVKGGNSDSDDDISMAGDIMVSLPFYTSRYGYKMRLKAYPNGYGDGKGTHLSLSIRIMKGEYDAILEWPFRRKITLSLINQSEQWRSETVEIYPDDATPDKKHKFERPIENENVGCGYSCFISHMELNSGDYIKDDVIFIEAVIT